Part of the Kitasatospora sp. NBC_01266 genome, ACTCGCGGGGCCGGGTCTTCGCGGGCGGCTGCTTCTTCTACGCGGTGGGTGCCGAGTTCGACGCGCAGCCGGGCCGGGTCCGTGACGTGCTCGCCGAGGGCAGCCGGCGCTGGCACCAGATCGTCCTGGACTTCTTCGAAGCGGCCCGCGACTGCGGGCAGTTGCGCCCGGACGCGGATCTGGAGCAGCTGACCTTCGAGCTGGTCAGCTTCCTGGAGTACGCCAACGCGATGTCCCTGCTGCACGGCGACGAGGTGCCGTACGCGCGGGCCCGGCGCGCGGTGCTGCTGCTGCTCCGCTCCGAGGCGGTGTACGCGTCGCTGCTGCCGTCGGCCTGAGCGGCGCGCGAGTCCGTCGGCTGTTCGGTGTTTCCCCTGAAACTGACCGAACGATCGTGCTAGCTTCGGAAGGCCGGTCCGCACCCGGCCCGCACCCGGCCCGCAGCTGACGGAGGCACCGCGCATGACGACCCCGACCGCCCTCGCCCCGGCCCACGCCCGCGCCCTCGCCCTCGCCGCCCCCGTGGTGGCCGCCATCCGCCCCGAGCACCTGGCCCGGCCCACCCCGTGCGCCGGCTGGACGCTGCGCCGGCTGCTGGCGCACGTGATCGGCCAGCAGTACGGCTTCGCCGCCGCCGCCCGTGGCCGGGGCGGCGATCCGGCCGTCTGGGCCGACCACCCGCTGGCCGCCGGCCCGGATGCTGCGCTGGGCGCCCTGGCGGCCTTCACCGGCTCCGGTCGCGAGCTGACCGAGGCCTTCGCGGCGGCCGAGGCCACCGGGGCGACGGTCGAGCTGCCGGAGATCCTGCCGGGCCACGCCTTCCCGGCCACCCAGGCGATCGGCTTCCACCTGCTGGACACCCTGGTGCACGCCTGGGACCTGGCGGTCACCATCGAGGTGCCGCTGGAGATCCCGCCGGACCTGGCCGGGCTGCTGCTGCGGATCGCCGAGCTGGTCCCGGCCGACCCCGCCGCCCGCGCCCCGGGCCGCGCCTTCGCCGCGGTACTGCCCGGTGCCACCGGGGCGGGCGGCGCCGGGGCGGGTGCCGTCGAGCGGGCACTGCTGCTGCTCGGCCGCGATCCGCACTGGAAGCAGCCGGGCTGACCGCTACCGCGCTGGTCGGGGCACACACCGGTCGGCCCATGCGCGAGGGGCGGCACCCGCACCAGCGGCTGCCGCCCCTCACCGTGTCACCCGTTCAGGACCCGGACCGTCCGGTCAGCCGCCGCTCTTGCGGCGGAAGGTCCGCTTGCCCCCGGCGGCGGCGTGCGCCCCGTGGATCTTGGAGTCACCACCCGGCCCACCGCCCGCCCCGTCGGTCTTCGCGCCGTGCTTGCGCTGCAGGGCGGCCAGGAACTTCGCCTTCACGTCATCCGAACCGGCGTCCTGCCCGCCGTCCTGCCCAGCAGCCTCCCCGGCGTCCGCGGGCACCTCGGGGCTCTGCTCGCTCTCCACGGCTGCTGCGTCGCTGCTGCTCATACGGACCTCCTGGATGGAACCGGTGCCTGGTCGTGCTCCTGCCACTGTCCCATGCCCGAGCGCCGGCCTGCCGTCAGTTCCCCCGAGCCTTCGTTGCCGTCGACCGGCCCGTGGCCGCGTGTCGCGGGCCCTGCTGATCGCGCCAGTTCGGTCCGCCGATGAAGTACAGCAGTGCCAGCGTCGGGAATCCGAAGCTGGCCACCGTCACGACGATCGCTTGCCACCACATCTCGTCTCCACCTCTGTCCAGTTCCGATGTCCAGTTCCGATGTCCAGCTCCGCGCCGGCGCCATCCAGACCGATATGTCCGCTATGTGACGCTAGGTGAAAGTCGAACACGCTGCCACCTCACCCCGTACGGGCGAAGCCCGCGCCGAGGGCTGTCGCTGCGGCCGTCCGGCCGCGCACACTGGCGGCATGCAGGTGCAACTGGCCGGTCAGCCGGCGCAGCCGGGGCGGGAGAACGAGGACTTCGCCGCGGCCACCCCGGAGGCCCTGGTGCTGCTCGACGGGTCGAGCTCACCGGCGGGCATGGAGTCGGGCTGCCGCCACGGCACCGCCTGGTACGCCCGCCGGCTGGGCGTGCACCTGCTGGCCCGG contains:
- a CDS encoding TetR/AcrR family transcriptional regulator, with protein sequence MQKGNETRRLVLARAVSIASVEGLGGLSLGRLATELSLSKSGVFALFGSKEELQLATVRAAQRIYWDIVIEPVHRQPPGVGQLWELAQRWLEYSRGRVFAGGCFFYAVGAEFDAQPGRVRDVLAEGSRRWHQIVLDFFEAARDCGQLRPDADLEQLTFELVSFLEYANAMSLLHGDEVPYARARRAVLLLLRSEAVYASLLPSA
- a CDS encoding TIGR03086 family metal-binding protein is translated as MTTPTALAPAHARALALAAPVVAAIRPEHLARPTPCAGWTLRRLLAHVIGQQYGFAAAARGRGGDPAVWADHPLAAGPDAALGALAAFTGSGRELTEAFAAAEATGATVELPEILPGHAFPATQAIGFHLLDTLVHAWDLAVTIEVPLEIPPDLAGLLLRIAELVPADPAARAPGRAFAAVLPGATGAGGAGAGAVERALLLLGRDPHWKQPG
- a CDS encoding DUF5302 domain-containing protein; its protein translation is MSSSDAAAVESEQSPEVPADAGEAAGQDGGQDAGSDDVKAKFLAALQRKHGAKTDGAGGGPGGDSKIHGAHAAAGGKRTFRRKSGG